In one window of Ferriphaselus amnicola DNA:
- a CDS encoding nitroreductase family protein, which yields MGLGFSSIHWREAWKYGERAFRYCQLDLGHVLAALSYAAALHGWKPRLSGMEFASLAHSLGMDRSADFDGVEGEEAEVIVALEAAEATVPSDWQHWAGKPSLLDPRPLYQWPVIEEVATATRGRSPVSASASAYSPPASIDRGDIRAAHVILKRRSAQAFDGVSTMPLEVLHHILHCLLPGGSPVWELWTAAARVHPVLLVHRVEGIAPGLYVMPRTARAEVSLRGAFRETFDWQTVATELPLFQLIAARAGKTARTLSCHQDIAMQSAVTFMMVAEFAAPIAADSAAYRHLHWEAGMLGHIITLEAEAAGWRGTGIGCFFDDAVHEVLGLQDDQFQVLYHYAVGRALDDPRISTLPAYD from the coding sequence ATGGGGCTGGGCTTCAGCTCCATCCATTGGCGTGAAGCATGGAAATATGGGGAGCGCGCCTTCCGTTATTGCCAGCTCGATCTGGGGCATGTGCTGGCTGCGCTGAGTTACGCAGCCGCATTGCACGGTTGGAAACCTCGCCTATCGGGGATGGAGTTCGCATCGCTGGCACACAGTCTGGGCATGGATCGCAGCGCAGACTTCGATGGCGTGGAAGGGGAGGAAGCGGAGGTCATCGTGGCGCTAGAGGCTGCGGAGGCTACTGTACCGAGCGATTGGCAACACTGGGCCGGTAAGCCGAGTTTGCTCGACCCGCGTCCCTTGTATCAATGGCCGGTGATCGAAGAGGTCGCTACAGCGACGCGCGGTAGATCGCCGGTTTCTGCTTCGGCCTCCGCGTATTCGCCACCTGCGTCCATCGACCGTGGTGACATCCGTGCAGCGCACGTCATTTTGAAACGGCGTAGCGCCCAAGCCTTCGATGGTGTATCGACGATGCCGCTGGAGGTCTTGCATCACATCCTCCATTGCTTGCTACCCGGCGGTTCTCCCGTGTGGGAACTGTGGACGGCGGCAGCGCGTGTACATCCGGTGCTGTTGGTGCATCGCGTCGAAGGTATCGCTCCAGGGCTGTATGTGATGCCACGCACGGCCAGGGCTGAAGTCTCCTTGCGTGGTGCGTTCCGAGAGACGTTCGATTGGCAAACTGTTGCTACTGAGTTGCCGTTGTTCCAACTCATTGCCGCGCGTGCCGGCAAGACCGCGCGTACCTTGTCCTGCCATCAGGACATCGCCATGCAGTCTGCGGTCACCTTCATGATGGTTGCGGAATTCGCTGCTCCCATCGCTGCCGACTCGGCCGCTTATCGACATTTGCATTGGGAAGCGGGCATGTTGGGGCACATCATCACCCTCGAAGCCGAAGCAGCCGGATGGCGTGGCACGGGTATCGGCTGTTTCTTCGATGATGCGGTGCATGAGGTGCTCGGTCTGCAAGACGATCAGTTCCAAGTGCTCTATCACTACGCTGTCGGTCGGGCGCTCGACGATCCCCGCATCTCGACCTTACCTGCTTATGACTGA
- a CDS encoding nitroreductase family protein produces MSERRTERTELAVTDARVATVLAYHARSKHGLDRYATGPGTLDWDAQPRAFRDWSGTQPLALPREIMVSDITWGELAVPRQPLPLTQQNLGSLLRLCVGLSAWKEYAGARWSLRVHPSSGNLHPTETWLIAAQVDGVQDGLYHYQNLHHTLERRAWGWASAPSIGVKHGNMGSAPSVIASSIWGMCWLR; encoded by the coding sequence ATGTCTGAGCGACGAACTGAGCGGACTGAACTAGCCGTGACGGACGCTCGGGTGGCGACTGTGCTGGCCTACCACGCGCGTAGCAAACATGGTTTGGATCGTTATGCGACGGGGCCGGGCACGCTGGACTGGGACGCACAGCCGCGTGCGTTCCGCGACTGGAGTGGCACGCAGCCGTTGGCCTTGCCGCGCGAGATCATGGTGTCCGACATTACGTGGGGCGAGCTAGCTGTGCCGCGCCAGCCTTTGCCGCTGACTCAACAAAACTTGGGGTCCTTGTTACGTCTGTGCGTCGGCCTCTCCGCGTGGAAGGAGTACGCGGGTGCGCGCTGGTCGTTGCGCGTTCATCCCTCATCCGGCAATCTGCATCCCACCGAGACTTGGCTGATCGCCGCTCAGGTGGACGGTGTGCAAGATGGCCTGTATCACTATCAGAATCTGCATCACACCTTGGAGCGGCGCGCATGGGGCTGGGCTTCAGCTCCATCCATTGGCGTGAAGCATGGAAATATGGGGAGCGCGCCTTCCGTTATTGCCAGCTCGATCTGGGGCATGTGCTGGCTGCGCTGA
- a CDS encoding nitrogen fixation protein NifZ produces the protein MSRFQMGDMVFAAHDLYNESLEETGESSIPGVEPDALLAAAGTRGVVVNVGHAQEMPNEEIYLVRFEIDADGTLAEPIGCLSDELSGLN, from the coding sequence GTGAGTAGATTCCAAATGGGCGACATGGTGTTCGCGGCGCATGACCTGTACAACGAGTCGCTGGAGGAAACCGGCGAGAGCAGCATTCCCGGTGTGGAGCCGGATGCTTTGCTGGCAGCAGCAGGCACGCGCGGTGTGGTGGTCAACGTCGGCCATGCGCAAGAGATGCCGAACGAAGAGATCTATCTGGTGCGCTTCGAGATCGACGCGGATGGTACTTTGGCTGAACCCATCGGATGTCTGAGCGACGAACTGAGCGGACTGAACTAG
- a CDS encoding (2Fe-2S) ferredoxin domain-containing protein codes for MPKPLRHVFVCSQSRPPGHPRGSCGQKGCREVVDEFTRQWQQRQLFTQVAVTPTGCLGPCGMGPSVLVYPEGVMYGNVTAADVNEIFEQHLLGGQPVERLIVPSEIW; via the coding sequence ATGCCTAAACCGTTGAGACATGTATTCGTTTGTTCCCAATCACGCCCGCCCGGTCATCCGCGCGGCTCCTGTGGTCAAAAAGGCTGCCGTGAAGTCGTGGATGAGTTCACTCGGCAGTGGCAGCAGCGTCAACTCTTTACTCAGGTGGCAGTCACCCCTACAGGTTGCTTGGGCCCCTGCGGTATGGGGCCTAGCGTGCTGGTTTATCCTGAAGGGGTGATGTATGGCAACGTTACGGCAGCCGATGTGAACGAGATATTCGAGCAGCATCTGTTGGGTGGTCAGCCTGTGGAACGGCTGATCGTTCCTTCTGAGATATGGTAG
- the fdxB gene encoding ferredoxin III, nif-specific: MMEAITGITRGGTPYTPTFLTALDQSTCIGCGRCYKVCPRDVFELLERDEDDEAYDEDEDNAMVMSIANAMDCIGCGSCARVCPKQCHTHQSLPAGA; the protein is encoded by the coding sequence ATGATGGAAGCGATCACCGGAATCACTCGGGGTGGCACACCCTACACACCGACTTTTCTGACTGCGCTCGATCAGAGCACCTGCATCGGCTGTGGCCGCTGTTACAAGGTTTGCCCGCGCGATGTGTTCGAGTTGTTGGAGCGCGACGAAGACGACGAAGCCTATGACGAAGATGAGGACAACGCGATGGTGATGTCGATCGCCAATGCCATGGACTGTATCGGCTGCGGCTCTTGCGCCCGCGTCTGCCCCAAGCAGTGCCATACCCATCAATCCCTGCCCGCTGGAGCTTAG
- a CDS encoding CCE_0567 family metalloprotein, translating into MTEDELKALDKEVKKLKRISSEWASQLHDLVEDKLPAGYEQIPGIAQSTYDACEAWAVASAKLAAAQKGV; encoded by the coding sequence ATGACCGAAGACGAGTTGAAAGCGCTCGACAAGGAAGTAAAGAAGCTCAAGCGCATCTCTAGCGAATGGGCCTCGCAGTTACACGATCTGGTCGAGGATAAGCTACCTGCTGGCTATGAGCAGATCCCCGGTATCGCACAGTCAACTTACGATGCGTGCGAAGCTTGGGCCGTAGCAAGTGCGAAACTAGCCGCAGCTCAGAAAGGAGTTTGA
- a CDS encoding NifX-associated nitrogen fixation protein, with product MNQAVEQDPLLSTDFIKEMSKQMRAVDSYGTYDGWPVERILAPYVLTKEQRRAIPVIGDPDEVLLARIKAFYNAIASLIEKECGLMAIPMINITHEGFGRAVITVGKLVVMDRTLRDVHRYGFESLSKMKDEADKLLSVALSMVGKYPEVAGL from the coding sequence ATGAATCAGGCAGTCGAGCAAGACCCATTGTTGAGCACCGATTTCATCAAGGAGATGTCCAAGCAGATGCGCGCTGTGGATAGCTACGGTACCTATGATGGCTGGCCGGTAGAGCGCATTCTTGCGCCGTACGTGTTGACCAAGGAGCAGCGCCGCGCTATCCCCGTGATCGGCGACCCTGACGAAGTGTTGCTGGCCCGTATCAAGGCGTTCTACAACGCGATCGCGTCCTTGATCGAGAAGGAATGCGGTCTGATGGCGATCCCGATGATCAACATCACTCACGAAGGTTTTGGTCGCGCGGTCATCACCGTGGGTAAGTTGGTAGTGATGGATCGTACTTTGCGTGATGTGCATCGCTATGGTTTTGAGAGCCTATCCAAGATGAAGGACGAGGCCGACAAGCTGCTGTCGGTCGCCCTGAGCATGGTGGGCAAATATCCCGAAGTGGCCGGGCTGTAA
- a CDS encoding SoxR reducing system RseC family protein yields the protein MIETSARVVSAESGVVRVEPATESGCGGCKSRSSCGVSGLGKYFSSTRSAIEIRCDVPVAIGEELQLSMSEGDLFKAGLLAYLLPSVMALVGAGIATTLGGGDVGAVLGAVAGFCIAFLLARWTGWAPTLSAHKTNHSTEGVTP from the coding sequence ATGATAGAGACCTCTGCCCGAGTGGTATCCGCTGAGTCCGGCGTGGTTCGGGTCGAACCTGCCACTGAGTCGGGATGCGGCGGCTGTAAATCGCGCAGTAGCTGCGGCGTGTCGGGCTTGGGGAAGTATTTTTCCAGCACGCGATCCGCAATCGAGATTCGCTGCGATGTCCCTGTCGCCATTGGTGAAGAGTTGCAATTGAGCATGAGCGAAGGCGATCTATTCAAGGCTGGCCTGCTGGCCTATCTGCTGCCGAGTGTCATGGCGCTGGTGGGAGCGGGCATCGCCACCACCTTGGGCGGGGGCGATGTGGGGGCAGTATTGGGCGCCGTCGCCGGTTTTTGCATCGCATTCCTGCTGGCACGATGGACCGGCTGGGCACCCACTTTGTCAGCACACAAAACGAATCATTCAACCGAAGGAGTTACACCATGA
- a CDS encoding NifB/NifX family molybdenum-iron cluster-binding protein, protein MSVKIAFATSDRRVVNQHFGAAEAFAIYEVDECSAHLVEVAEFIETAMDGHEGKLAAKIELLLDCAAVYCNAAGASAIQQLLAKGIQPMRVDEGSAIEVLLSGLQKNLVSDTPVWLAKHLKKQSDTSRFADDEAWQE, encoded by the coding sequence ATGAGTGTGAAGATCGCCTTTGCAACGAGCGACCGCCGCGTGGTGAATCAGCACTTTGGTGCGGCGGAGGCATTTGCCATCTACGAGGTGGATGAATGCTCTGCACACTTGGTCGAGGTGGCTGAGTTCATCGAGACTGCGATGGATGGCCATGAGGGCAAGCTCGCGGCCAAGATCGAGCTGCTGCTGGATTGCGCGGCGGTGTATTGCAACGCGGCGGGTGCATCCGCCATCCAGCAATTGCTGGCCAAGGGCATCCAGCCGATGCGAGTGGATGAAGGTTCTGCGATCGAGGTGCTGTTGAGCGGCCTGCAAAAGAATCTGGTCAGCGATACGCCGGTGTGGTTGGCGAAACATCTTAAAAAGCAATCGGATACCAGCCGCTTTGCGGACGACGAGGCTTGGCAGGAATGA
- the nifN gene encoding nitrogenase iron-molybdenum cofactor biosynthesis protein NifN, which yields MAEILKRNKALAVNPLKASQPVGASLAFLGISKAIPMMHGSQGCTAFGKVYFVRHFREPIPLQTTAMDQVSTVMNADENVIEGLKAVCEKSKPALIGLPTTGLSETQGTDIKRLVKDFYTKHPEYAHIPVVPVNTPDFTGCLESGYALAVKAILETVLANKDPLPNPLPQAGEGANVKNNVGRRKKQVNVLAGSFLTPGDIEHIKELIEAFGLRPLVLPDIADSLDGHLTEQESSPLTVGGTPVGDIASMGESIATLVLGSSLFDAADVLNARTGVPDHRFASLMGLDAVDSFIAALAEISGKPVPEKIERQRAQLQDAMVDSHFMLGFARVAIAADPDLLFGFAELLTGMGGEVVAAVAPARAHILSEVAAEKVAIGDLEDLEIAARSKHAQLVISNSHAVETAHRLGVPLLRAGFPQFDLLGGYQRLWVGYRGTRQTLFDLANLLVEHGHHEPAPYVSIYNQRTGEVRATSAAGQTH from the coding sequence ATGGCTGAGATCCTGAAACGCAACAAAGCACTCGCGGTGAATCCACTCAAGGCCAGCCAGCCGGTTGGCGCTTCGCTGGCTTTCCTCGGTATCAGCAAAGCGATCCCGATGATGCACGGTTCGCAGGGGTGCACTGCCTTTGGCAAAGTGTATTTCGTGCGCCACTTCCGTGAGCCCATCCCTTTGCAGACTACCGCGATGGATCAGGTCTCGACCGTGATGAATGCGGATGAGAATGTGATCGAAGGCTTGAAGGCGGTCTGTGAGAAGAGCAAGCCTGCGCTGATCGGTCTGCCGACGACAGGTCTATCCGAGACGCAGGGAACGGACATCAAGCGGCTGGTGAAGGATTTTTATACCAAGCATCCCGAGTATGCGCACATCCCTGTGGTTCCAGTGAACACGCCGGACTTCACGGGCTGTTTGGAGAGCGGGTATGCGCTGGCGGTGAAGGCGATCTTGGAGACGGTGCTGGCGAATAAAGACCCTCTCCCCAACCCTCTCCCGCAAGCGGGCGAGGGGGCGAACGTGAAAAACAATGTCGGTCGCCGCAAGAAGCAGGTCAACGTGCTGGCAGGTTCTTTCCTCACGCCCGGCGACATCGAGCATATCAAGGAGCTGATCGAGGCGTTCGGTCTGCGTCCGCTGGTGTTGCCGGACATTGCCGATTCGCTGGACGGTCATTTGACGGAACAGGAGAGCAGTCCGCTGACGGTGGGCGGTACGCCGGTCGGCGACATCGCTAGCATGGGCGAATCCATCGCTACCTTGGTGTTGGGTAGCTCACTGTTTGATGCGGCAGACGTGTTGAACGCGCGAACTGGCGTGCCAGATCATCGCTTCGCCAGTCTGATGGGCTTGGATGCAGTGGATAGCTTCATCGCTGCCTTGGCCGAGATCAGCGGCAAGCCTGTGCCGGAGAAGATCGAACGCCAGCGTGCGCAGTTGCAAGACGCGATGGTGGACAGTCATTTCATGTTGGGCTTTGCCCGCGTCGCCATCGCGGCTGATCCAGATTTGCTATTCGGTTTTGCCGAGCTGCTGACGGGCATGGGCGGTGAGGTGGTGGCTGCCGTCGCACCTGCTCGTGCCCACATCCTGAGTGAGGTGGCGGCGGAGAAAGTCGCCATCGGCGATCTGGAAGATTTAGAGATCGCAGCGCGCAGCAAGCACGCCCAACTTGTCATCAGCAACTCGCATGCGGTCGAGACCGCGCACCGTTTGGGTGTACCGCTGTTGCGCGCGGGTTTCCCGCAGTTCGATCTATTGGGCGGCTACCAGCGACTGTGGGTAGGTTATCGCGGCACGCGGCAGACGCTGTTCGACTTGGCGAATCTGCTGGTCGAGCATGGACACCACGAGCCAGCCCCTTATGTTTCCATCTACAACCAGCGAACAGGAGAAGTCCGTGCGACATCTGCGGCTGGTCAGACCCATTGA